The genomic stretch atGTATTGGCATTATAGATGAACATTTCTCTTAAAATGTCCCTTCTCATCCTGCAGTGTTTGTAACGTACGCCCTCTTGGTGGCCCTGCTGCTGGTCATACTAATTGTGTGGATTGCTCCCACTCACGGCACATCAAACATCATGGTGTATGTCGCCATATGTTCCCTCTTGGGAAGTTTCACTGTTCCAAGCAGCAAAGGACTTGGCCTGGTTGCACAAGATGTGTTTGGAGAAGGGCCGTCGGGCAGCAGAGTCCTGGCTCTCTTCCTGGGATTGTTGGGGACGCTGGCTGTCAGCATCCTGATCCAGTTCTTCTTCATCAACAAGGCCTTGGAGTGTTTCAGCTCCAACATGTTTGAAGCCATATACTATGTGACGTTCACATCCACCGTGATTCTTGCTTCTGCTCTTCTCTTCAAGGAGTGGACTGCACTAACTGTAACTGACAGCATTGCCATGCTTTGTGGGCTGACAACAGTGTGTGTCGGGGTTGTTTTGCTCCGCATTTCCCAAGAGGCGTTGATTACTTGGAAGAAGAAGACAGACTGATTGAGATGACTTGACTTTTGTGCCATAATGCATTTCTTATAACAAAGTGTCTACACTTGATCTGACCAGTTTAAATGACCAAACACtgtatttacaggtgcatctcaataaattagaatatcatggaaaagtcaatttccagtagttccagtcaaatagccccaaacaagtattgagtgcatatagatggacatacttttcagaggccaacatttccatattaaacattgaACAACTTTTGtataattcaaattttttgacacactgaattttagggcttaatttaatgtaagccataatcattttaattagacgaaattaaataaattaagacatgaaatgtttcattctgtgtgtaatggatctatataatgtgttatttccactttttgaattgaattactgacataaacttttctatgatcttctaatttattgagatgcacctgtatatcttTTCACTCAGTGCCTGATATGGTCCAGTACTCCCCAGTACTGAGTACCGGCACTTCTGATTTTTGTCCCAGTGAGGTACCCATGCTTATACTTTTTATTAacacttttattaaaatgttaatggGCTGATATTTATACCAAAATAGACAATAtatcatgtattattgggagaAACCAAGCAATTCTATGTAAAATCAGACATTCAGCACCCCTGAATGGAATAGTCAATTGTTTCGTAACCACATTTTAACACAACTTCAACTTTAACGATTCAATTGTGAGATTGACAGTTAAATCAGGCTCATTAGATCTAATAGTCAACCATTCAGGGTTACCCCTATAAGATAtacaatcatgaaaaaaatatcagaccacccttttcttcaatttcttgttcattttaatgcctggtacaactaaaggtacatttgtttggacaaatataatgataacatcaaaatagctcataagagtttaatttaagagctgatatctagccattttccatggttttcttgatactaTATAAAAACCATAACTTTCCATAGAAAACCATATATATAAGACACATGTGATGATATTGCCCCTGAATGAAGGTACTGGCACCCTTTTTGGTCCTCTTCAGGCACTGGTTTCACTTAACATTTTACTTGAATCTGTGCAGTTTCTTATGGAAAAGTTCATAGTTACTGTGTAACCAATACATATCACCTAAAGcaacacttttttccccaaagttaattatcccttttttaattcaatatataTTCACAAGTGAAACTCTCATTCATCATGAGACTGTATCTTTACCTCTAATAGCTTTTAAACTGCACATTCAAATAGGGCCTGAGGAAAAGTTAATTTGTCAACTTCACATTTTTGCACTATTAAAATTGTTGCAAAGAGGCTTTAAAAACATTGGTAACTGGCTAAATTGTAACTGAACATAATTATGTTTACTTTTATCCAGAATGCTGCCCTCAAGGCTTTAATAGGCTTCGTGTTTGTTCTCCCTTTCTACCAATGCTAGACTGTATCAGTGTAGAATCACCTACACTTTGACTTATTCAGTGTGCCTGTGAATTATTAAGTGTAATTTCAGAAGCAGCCTCTTTAGTCCAGGAGTTGTATAGAAGAACAATGACGGAATGAGCGTTTTGTCTAATGGAGGGATTTGTAAAGGTGATATACAAAATGTAAACTTTAGTTCTGTGACCACTGGCTGTTTTGTCAGGATATTAAATGGTGCTATAGGTTGTACATGTGATTTGGattataaattatttgtttacatttttacactcaTTTACCATATCTGTTTAGAAATGGTTTAATAGTGATGCCTAGTAACTTTAAAAACTGACTCAAACTTGAAAGTGATTGTACTAAAGGGGCCATGAGAAATATTAGTGTAGTAGTGTTATTTTCTTTGATAAGGGTTTGGTTAGCTTGCTTCatttaaaagcattaaaaaaaatcaacgtGGTTACATATAATATCaactgtaaaatatattatataaatgcatttgTGCTTGTCTTTCCTAATACagatttacaataaattattttgtttcaatTTAGTAAAACATGGGAGTCATTCTATTATTAAATGAATAAGTTTCCAATAATTTAGGGTGTTATGATTCTGTCACAGACATGCACAAGGCCAGGCTAAATTTGCCCCCAATAACAGCTCATTTGTTCTCTTTGGCTGCCCCTCCAGGGAAGGAAAATAAGTTTATTTTTGCagttacataaataaaactagCCCACAGTTGCTTAAGTTAAACTTTCCTACTTTTTACCATtaccataaataaatgtaataacagtttaaCTGTTTAATGATAGCAGTTGTAAAGTAATCTTTTTCTATTCAATATAAAACTACTTATAAGAACTAATTACAACAAACAGTATTatccctcctgttatgttcggttctcaggaacagcaataatgtccGTGAGTCAATTTGACCTGGGGCATGTTTGATTATCcacaagtgtcagaaactaaaaaatcccaataaacattgtttatatttcattaataactccattactaactatttcaatcaatatttagtgtgatggtgttctttacctctcatagatcatggttcaatggatatttcacttgtttttcataaaataatgcaagttttaaacttttttatgtacactggaaagacctacatataaaatacaatggttttacattacattcattttgtttttaaattttattttacttttttttcatgaaaaaatcctttaacatttttttctaaactttgaaatgggtcaatttgacccacaacataatACAGGGGTTGAATGGAAAATTGtggaaaataaacagtttttgaGGTACACATGTCCTTTTTTAGATTATTAATATGTATATTTTCAACGTAAATAAGGTGTAAGGTGTTCAAAAATAGAGTGAGAATGAGTTTTTTCTGgattatttgtttacattttaactgtgtttacaCTAATTTACTGTATCTGTTTAGAAATGGTTTAATAGTGATGCCCAGTAACTTTACAAACCAACTCAAACTTCAAAGTGATGTGCTGACTTTTTTTCAACGCAtactgcactgaaaaaatacataatactaTATACATTCTACAACGAAAtgcgaattcagtgcttttactttaaaatagcagtttttcatgtcgtgcattacttagtgattgtttgttattatgtgtcctcagttttgtatgtaaattgaatcattcctTCCAactaatattcactaaaccagttcattggcttaattagttgatatttccaagtaaaatgtaattggatacatcagtgaatctgcaatttaattgtgtattttctttttttttttaagtggttctattaaataaatattacttaaaaacagcctgagtaaaggtAACACtttttgtgtggaaaaacttgcttagctttttttttttttaaagtaaatgtcactccaaattttttcagtgtacaagttgtacttttagtgcagagtgactgtaataaaaacatatttatataactataactaCTAGGAGTTGGCTTAGTTTTCAGCTCCGGTAGCTCGTTATCTGTGCGGTATGAACTTCAGCCTGCGGAGGGCTCACAGTTCAGTGGTTCGGCTCCGCTGataagcagaagaagaagctcGCAGTGCGGCAGTCGTCAAGCGGAGTCGGTGCTGGCTGAATGTGGACGGAGCGGTAGCTATGTGATGGTTAGCAACGGAGCCAGGAAGTAGGCTAGCTAAAGGCTAACCTCCAGTTACTACCACTGAGTTGTTGTTGGGGGCAGACAGCCACCTTTGAACAGGTAAACTCTCATTGTTACTTCTCAAAACTAGCAAGCAGTTGTCACCACAGTCTTCGTTAACGCCAATTAACTTCGCTAGCTAACCAGTTAGCCGTCGCGCTAATACAAGCTAACGCTGCTAACGAGGGGCTACACAGGTGTAAATACTccttaaattatattttcaaaataacgGCTGGTGCTATTATAGTGCTGCTGTCACTGAGAATAGTGTACTGACATGCATTAGTCAGATACTTGGCACACTGTGTAAAATGTGACTTCACAATAGGTCGTTAACGAGCCTCGCCTAGCCTGCTCAGGTTAACATGAACCTTAGTGGCGTGGTACTTCCTGAATTCCTGTCTTGAAAGTAAAATATTGACATAGCAGCTGACTGGCTAGCACACGGCTTTTTATGTACTACACCCTGACAATCAATTAGTCATTCAGAAGTCACGTCGGTGTTTGCATGGGAGCAGCCCAGCAGTGAGACTAGATAGTTATAGATGTCATTCTGATGGAGTCTTCACACACATATAATGATGGATTTTGTAATGTCACATGTGGAAACGGTAGGTCATTGCTTTATAaagaaataatgtaaaataacctTATTTTAGCACTTTTTTTAACAGCAGCTGTTGTTTTCCATATGCTCTGTTCTCAGGTTCCTGGGCTGGCCAGAACTGCACTGTTGGTCATTATCTCCACTGTTTGGTCGTAAATGTGACAGACCACATCAACGCATCCAGCCTCACTATGGGTCAGGACAGGGGGAAGTATGATTTTTATATTGGTCTGGGATTGGCCATCAGCTCCAGCATCTTCATCGGTGGCAGTTTTATCCTCAAGAAGAAAGGGCTTCTGCGGCTGGCAAGGAAGGGATCGATGCGAGCAGGTACTGACCTTTTCTCAGTATTAATTTGCAGCACAACAAATCTAATGTCAAGGACCAAATTGTCTAACTTTGTCAGCTGAGTTAAGGCACTCCTTGCTCTTGTTGTGCAACACTAAAAGCAAGCCAAGTAGCTAAACCAGTGGGGATAGCCGATGAGCAAGCCTTCCTTACATTTCAAGCTCCCTTTGTTTTGCTCACCtcagcagggtgtgtgtgtttgtttgtatttgtatgcatgtgttAGTGTGAGTTGTCACATCAGCACACTTTTTACACCTAGTAAACATTAACTTCTTTATTACACCTGACCTTCAGCTCAAATCAAGTGCAGCTGCCTGACTGTGTGATGCTTACACAATTTAGGTTTTGCTTACATGCAAGTGTTATTCAAATGAGTGGAATCACATGttctaaataaatgtttttgctcTTCAGGCCAGGGCGGTCATGCCTATCTAAAAGAATGGCTATGGTGGGCTGGTTTACTATCAAGTAAGTAATGATACTCAGTAGTTATAAGCACTTGATCTGGTGGTTAAAGGGAAACTTTGGTATTTTTTAACCTGGATCCTGGAATTGATGGCGACCATGCACActtagataagataagataagataagattagATATTCGTTTATTGATCCCCTATgggggaaattcaggtgttgctgcagcacaagtacagagtTAAACCagaataatagaataataaaaataaagtagaataaagttaaaaatataagtaaatggtattaaataaaaacacaaacaaccaaGACCAAACCCAAAAAGTAGTAGTGCAAACACGTTAAAAGGAGGCAAGAAGTGTAGGCTATTTCATACTataccaaaagtaaaaagaaatggCATGTGATTTGGAACACAGCTTGGATTACACTTTCTCTAGtccaacacaacaaactcttGCCCTGACTTTAATCTCGGTTTTCAGGTTTGTCTTGCTGCAATAAGTCACTTTGTAACATTGAGTTTCTGCCTCATTGTGCTATGCCCTCATAGAATTCCTGTTATTTAGCTGTACACTACAGCCTCTTTGACTGTTCCA from Centropristis striata isolate RG_2023a ecotype Rhode Island chromosome 9, C.striata_1.0, whole genome shotgun sequence encodes the following:
- the nipa1 gene encoding magnesium transporter NIPA1 isoform X1: MTVDAEPSSVSLPVSGVVIAVVSSFINGSTFVLQKKGILRAREKGGSYLTDVVWWSGTLAMVVGQIGNFLAYNVAPAVIVTPLGALGVLFGAVLASWILKEHLNILGKLGCVLCCCGSIVLIIHAPKAEAVTSRLELEERLSDPVFVTYALLVALLLVILIVWIAPTHGTSNIMVYVAICSLLGSFTVPSSKGLGLVAQDVFGEGPSGSRVLALFLGLLGTLAVSILIQFFFINKALECFSSNMFEAIYYVTFTSTVILASALLFKEWTALTVTDSIAMLCGLTTVCVGVVLLRISQEALITWKKKTD
- the nipa1 gene encoding magnesium transporter NIPA1 isoform X2, which produces MTVDAEPSSVSLPVSGVVIAVVSSFINGSTFVLQKKGILRAREKGSYLTDVVWWSGTLAMVVGQIGNFLAYNVAPAVIVTPLGALGVLFGAVLASWILKEHLNILGKLGCVLCCCGSIVLIIHAPKAEAVTSRLELEERLSDPVFVTYALLVALLLVILIVWIAPTHGTSNIMVYVAICSLLGSFTVPSSKGLGLVAQDVFGEGPSGSRVLALFLGLLGTLAVSILIQFFFINKALECFSSNMFEAIYYVTFTSTVILASALLFKEWTALTVTDSIAMLCGLTTVCVGVVLLRISQEALITWKKKTD